The DNA segment catAATCAAAATTACAAGAATATTAAAACACACAACTCCAAGTTGTTTACTGCATCTTTATCAAGAAAATGCAACATTGAAAAAGCCTTATCAAATAAAGTGTGTGTGCAGAGAGAgaactgaagaagaagaagaagaagaaggatctTCGGTATCTCAGCCAGTACTTTCAATTTGCATAAGAATCTGCATCTGGGAAACCTCAGACACACACTCACAGTGACAAGAATAAGAAAATGGTAACAGAAGAGGTTGTTGGAGGAGATTCTGGAGATTCACATCACCACCACCGTAACTCTGACATAGAACTCATTGCCACTGCTGAAAGGGCACCTTTACCTCACAGTGGACCACTGAACAAAAGAAGAAGTTCCAAGTTGAGCAACGCTTCTTCTGCATCTGCTTCTGCTTCCATCTCTGCCCCAGAGGAACAACAAGATGAAGGAGACTACGTTGAGGTCACCATGGACATCCAAGGTGGCTCTGTGGCACTTCACAGCGTCAAAACCGTTAACAATGACCAAGGAGAAGACGAGAAACTCATTCTTCTCGGCAAAGGTATGGAGAAGAAAAGGTCCTTCGGTGCCTCCGTTGTGAGAAGTGCTTCCATTCGGATCCAACAAGTGTCTCAGGAGCTGAAGCGCTTGGCTTCCTTGTCGAAGCAAACTGCACCTGCTGCGAGAGTTCACTATGACAGGAACAAATCTGCGGCTTCTCATGCTCTCAAGGGACTCAAGTTTATCAGCATCAAGACTACTGATGCTGATGCTGGGTGGGTTGAGGTTGAAAGACAGTTCGATGCTCTCACTGCTTCCACCAATGGATACCTTCATCGCTCTCTCTTCGCCAAGTGCATAGGTAAAATTTGAGTTTTAGATCGCCGGTCGaggagaaattattacatgCTCCGAGACTATCCTAGTGATCACGAATAATCTTCATGTGACAGGTAATGAGTTTAATTTCAACTCAATTACCTGTCACATGAAGATTAGTAGTGATCACCAGACTGTTGTGGTCACAGATATTCTCCACGTGACGCATAACTGAGTTTTATTGATTCTTGCTCGTAAATTGAGCAGAATTCAGTTGTCTGTCACATGGAGATTAGCAATGAAAATGGACGCGTGGTGGTTCTGaatcatgtaataatttctcgtgtttttttcacctttttagCTTCAAATGTTTGTTGGTGTATGGAGTGGTTTTTGAGATGTGTTTGGTTTTAATTGTAGGGATGAACAAGGAATCAGAGGCCTTTGCAGGGGAGCTTTTTGATGCGCTTTCTAGGAGGAGGGGAATTCAAGGGGATTCCATTAACAAGGCCCAGTTGAAGGACTTCTGGGACCAGGTTTCTGACCAGAGTTTCGATTCTAGGCTCAGAACATTCTTTGACATGTAAGGCTTTGGTTTTTAATTCTGTTCAAAAAGTAAAACCGAAAAGGTCTCTTGTTTGGTTTTCAGTTAGGTCTGATTGTAAACTgagttttgttttaatttcccCTTAAAACTCAGtttgaaataaaagaagagagaaggTTGTTTTTGGGATCTTAATTTGTAAAATGAAGTTCATTAAAAATAGTTTGCaaactttaatccaaacataCATTAATGCTTTGCTTTTTAAAGTGTAAATGAAAAAAGAGTGTGTTGAATATGTTACCAAGTTTAATTTGGAATGCAGGGTTGATAAAGATGCAGATGGAAGAATCACGGAGGAAGAAATTAAAGAGGTATGGCATCACAAATTCACCACTAAGGAATTAAAATGTTGGTACTTTTTAGTCTCATCGACTCAGAATTAGTAAAGTAGTTTTGTGGGAAACTTCTTTCTGGTTTGCATTCTGTTCCCACTGGAATAGGATTTTCCTTGATTGTGTGACCAAATTTATTTTCAGATTATCTGCCTTAGCGCCACTACCAACAAACTTGCAAACATACAGAAGCAGGCAGAGGAATATGCGGCTTTGATCATGGAAGAACTAGACCCTGAAGACACAGGATTTATCATGGTAATTAGTAATTGGATAAGCCTATTAGTCTTAAGATAGGAATCAAAATGTTTCACTATTATAGATTCTCATCTTAGCCACATTTCTTTGGCCATTTGGTGATTATTAATGTGAAAACAGGTAAACGATCTAGAGATGCTCTTGTTGCATGGACCAACCCATTCTACTAGAGGAGATAGCAAGTACCTGAGTCAAATGCTAAGCTTAAAGCTTAAGCCTATAGATGAAGACAATCCTATTAAGAGGTGGTACAAAAGCACCAAGTACTTCCTGCAGGATAATTGGCAGAGAACTTGGGTATTGCTACTGTGGATTGGCGTGATGTTAGGTCTATTTGCCTACAAATTTGTGCAGTATAGAAGACAACCTGCATATGAGGTGATGGGCCATTGTGTATGCATGGCCAAAGGTGCAGCCGAAACACTTAAATTGAACATGGCTATTATCTTGCTACCGGTTTGCCGAAACACCATCACTTGGCTAAGGAATAAGACCAAGCTTGGCATTATGGTTCCTTTTGATGACAACCTCAATTTCCACAAGGTAATAATGTTTACTGCTGGTTGTTCATTTGAGAATTGAGTGTGACTAAAAAGGAACATATGTATCTACTTTGTTCAAATGTTTGTTGAGACTTAGTAGCTTTCATAAGTCAATAAGGTAATGAAAGTTGAAGTAGTAAGCACATAATGAGAATATTTTTTGCAGTGTATAGCTGTGGCAGTAACAATTGGAGTTGGTATACATGGCATCTACCATCTTGCTTGTGACTTTCCTCGCCTTCTTGATGCAAGTAGTGAAAAGTACAAGCTCATGgaaccttttttcggagatcAACCATCAAGTTATTGGTTTTTTGTCAAATCATGGGAAGGAGTAACAGGGATTATCATGGTTGTTCTAATGGCAATAGCCTTCACTTTAGCCACCCCTTGGTTCAGGAGAGGCAGGGTCAAGCTACCCAAACCCCTCGACAATCTCACCGGCTTCAACGCCTTCTGGTACTCACATCATCTCTTTGTCATTGTCTATACACTGCTCATTGTGCACGGAATCAAACTTTACTTGACCAAGGAATGGTACAAGAAAACGGTTAGCACCTTCCTTcagttcttttctttatagacATTTTACATCTGTAAGTACGACTTTTTaagtagttattataaaaactaataaccTTATTATACATGACCGTATACAATTGAACGATAGTTTAAAAACCCTTTTCATTGTTAGTGTCTTCTGATTAATACTGTGGGAACTTGTTATATGTGTTTTGTAGACCTGGATGTATTTGGCTATTCCCATCATCATTTACGTATCAGAAAGATTGACTAGAGCACTCAGATCAAGCATCAAGCCTGTGAGAATATTAAAGGTGAGCCTCGAATAATTTAATCACTcattatatgaaataaatgtATGGTTCCATAATTCCATTGAATAAATTTTTGGCTAATCTATAAAGTATAGGATACATAAAAAGATTCTCGAAAGGTATGTCTCACCACATTTTCACTGCACAATTTGAAGGTGGCTGTTTAT comes from the Glycine soja cultivar W05 chromosome 6, ASM419377v2, whole genome shotgun sequence genome and includes:
- the LOC114415978 gene encoding respiratory burst oxidase homolog protein C-like, with amino-acid sequence MVTEEVVGGDSGDSHHHHRNSDIELIATAERAPLPHSGPLNKRRSSKLSNASSASASASISAPEEQQDEGDYVEVTMDIQGGSVALHSVKTVNNDQGEDEKLILLGKGMEKKRSFGASVVRSASIRIQQVSQELKRLASLSKQTAPAARVHYDRNKSAASHALKGLKFISIKTTDADAGWVEVERQFDALTASTNGYLHRSLFAKCIGMNKESEAFAGELFDALSRRRGIQGDSINKAQLKDFWDQVSDQSFDSRLRTFFDMVDKDADGRITEEEIKEIICLSATTNKLANIQKQAEEYAALIMEELDPEDTGFIMVNDLEMLLLHGPTHSTRGDSKYLSQMLSLKLKPIDEDNPIKRWYKSTKYFLQDNWQRTWVLLLWIGVMLGLFAYKFVQYRRQPAYEVMGHCVCMAKGAAETLKLNMAIILLPVCRNTITWLRNKTKLGIMVPFDDNLNFHKCIAVAVTIGVGIHGIYHLACDFPRLLDASSEKYKLMEPFFGDQPSSYWFFVKSWEGVTGIIMVVLMAIAFTLATPWFRRGRVKLPKPLDNLTGFNAFWYSHHLFVIVYTLLIVHGIKLYLTKEWYKKTTWMYLAIPIIIYVSERLTRALRSSIKPVRILKVAVYPGNVLSLHMSKPQGFRYKSGQYMFLNCAAVSPFEWHPFSITSAPGDDYLSVHIRTLGDWTRSLKVKFSECCQPPDNGKSGLLRAEYLQGDRSPSALPKVLIDGPYGAPAQDYKQYEVVLLVGLGIGATPMISILKDIVNNMKAMEEEEGSNIEEGGASSGFGNKSPRGSSPHKKSGSSNFNTRRAYFYWVTREQGSFDWFKGVMNEVAEEDHRGVIELHNYCTSVYEEGDARSALIAMLQSLNHAKNGVDIVSGTRVKSHFAKPNWRAVYKRIAVSHPRSRVGVFYCGPPALTKQLGQLASDFSHNTNTKYDFHKENF